The Candidatus Eisenbacteria bacterium genome contains the following window.
TCATGCGCCAGATGCAAGGCGGCGGCAAGGGCGGCGCCTTCTCCTTCGGCAAGAGCCGGGCGCGCATGATGGACGAGAACAACAATACCGTGACCTTCGCCGACGTGGCGGGTTGCGACGAGGCCAAGGAGGAAGTGTCCGAACTGGTGGATTTCCTGCGCGATCCTTCCAAGTTCCAGAAGCTGGGCGGACGCATCCCCCGGGGCGTGCTCATGGTGGGTTCTCCCGGCACGGGCAAGACGCTTTTGGCCCGGGCCATCGCCGGCGAGGCCAAGGTGCCCTTCTTCTCCATTTCCGGTTCCGACTTCGTGGAAATGTTCGTGGGCGTGGGCGCGGCCCGGGTGCGCGACATGTTCGAGAACGCCAAGAAGAGCGCCCCCTGCATCATTTTCATTGACGAAATTGACGCCGTGGGCCGTCAGCGCGGCGCGGGCCTCGGCGGTGGCAACGACGAGCGGGAACAGACCCTGAACGCGCTTCTGGTGGAGATGGACGGTTTCGAGGGTTCGGTGGGCGTGATCGTCATCGCCGCCACCAACCGTCCGGACGTGCTGGACCCGGCGCTGCTGCGCCCGGGCCGGTTCGACCGGCAGATCGTGGTGGACTGGCCGGACGTCCGCGGGCGCGAGGGTATCCTCAAGGTGCACGCGCGCAACATCCCGCTCGAGAACGACGTGAAGCTGGAGGTGGTCGCCAAGGGCACGCCCGGAATGTCGGGCGCCGACCTGGCCAACCTGGTCAACGAGGCGGCCCTGCTGGCCGCGCGCCGGAACAAGAAGAAGGTTTCGATGCGCGACTTCGAGGACGCCAAGGACAAGGTGATGCTCGGCACCGAGCGCAAGAGCCTGGTGATGACCGAGAAGGAGAAGCTGGCCACCGCCTACCACGAGGCCGGCCACGCGCTGGTCACCTGGCTGCTGCCCGGCAGCACGCCGGTGCACAAGGTGACCGTCATCCCGCGCGGCCGCGCGCTGGGCGTGACCTCCTACCTGCCGAACGAAGAGCGCCACAACGAGTCGCGCGAGCAGCTCATCACCTACATCACGTCGGCGATGGGCGGGCGGGCCGCCGAGAAGATCGTCTACGACCAGCTCAACACCGGCGCCGCGCAGGACATCGAGCGCGCCACCAGCCTGGCGCGCAAGATGGTCTGCGAGTGGGGCATGAGCGAGAAGCTGGGCAGCCTCACCTTCGGCAAGAAGGACGAGATGGTCTTCCTGGGCCGCGAGATCGCCACCCACAAGGACTACTCCGACCGCACCGCCGAGCTGATTGACGAGGAGGTGCGCGGCATCGTGGACGGCTGCTACCAGCGCGCCCTGGAGCTCCTGAAGGCCAACCAGGACAAACTGCACCTGCTGGCGAAGAGCCTGGTGGAGCGCGAGATCCTGGACGGCGAGGAGATGGACCGCCTGCTCAAGGGCGAGACGCTGGGGCCGCCGAAGGGGGACGGGGACAAGCCGGGAGTGACGGAGGCCGGGGCCCCGGAGGGCGCCGAGGCGGATGCGGAGAAGCCGGGGGCGAATCCTCTGACCGGGAAGGGACCGAAGCAGCTGGATGCGTTTGCGTAGGGCGGGCGTTCACGCCCGCCGGGTCCCCGCCACCCCTACCTCACACCGGCCGCCACTCCGACGCTCACCATCACCAGGTCGGCCCGGCTCTCCACCGCATTGAGCACCACGTTGCCCTGGCCATCCTCGACGATGCCGCCCCGGGGCAGGTACTTCGCGCTGGCGTGGCTGCGGTAGTGCGCCGACAGGTCCAGGTGCACGCCCCGCGGGCCCTGGCCCAGCGGGATATCAACCCCGCCGCCGAGGCCCCAGTTCAGAGAGACGTGCGACATGTTGTTGTCGCTGGCGAACAGGTAACCGTCCACGCCCTCCACGCCGGAATTGGTGAAGAAGTACCCCAGTCCCAGCGAGCCGTCCACGTAGGGCCGGAGGGCGCCGCGCGGCACGCCCAGCCGCGGGCCCACGCCCAGCAGGCCGACGTTGTTGGTGGTGGTGACCTGCACCGTCACGCGACCCACGGTGGTGCTCAGCGGCGCCAGGTAGCGCTCGCTGCCGTAGATGAGCACTCCGCCCTCCACCCGCAGCCCCAGCCAGCCGGCCGGATCCAGCCGGTACACGCCCTGGCCCAGCAGCCCGAAGCCGGTGCGGACATGCTGCTTGAACTCCCCGGTGGGAATGCCCAGCGCAAGGGAGGCGCCCACGTTCCAGCGCGACGGCCGCACCTCGCGGGGCGCCGTGCGCATGCGCTCGCGGGCCATGGCGCGCAGCGTGGTGTCGCGGGGAGCCTCGTCGTACTGCGCGGCGGCCACGCGCGGGCCCAGCAGCACCGCGCACATCACCACGACCGCCACGGCGGCTGCGTTCCTCATTCCCGGTCCCCCTCGTCGTGGTGCGTCGTTTCCTCTCCGCCGGCCCCTCCCGACCGCGACTCCGCCGGCTCCCGCCGCTCGCCCGCCTGGTCCAGGCCGAACCTGCGGCGCACCGCCTCGGCGCGCATCGGGTAGAACTCCTGCAGCATCTCCCACGCATAGTTGCGCTCCGCCTTCACCTGGTGCAGCCGCTCCCCGGGAAGCTCCACCGCGGTGAGACAGCCGCCGAAGCAGCAGCCGGTGTCGATTCCCAGCGTGCGCCCCACGCGGTGCGGCTCGCGAAACACCGTGTGACCATACACCACCCGGCCGGGATAGTCACAACGCTCCGCCCAGAACCACGCGCCCTCCGTACCCATCTTCCGCCTCCGCCCCGTGGGTCCCACGCACTGCAGCCGGCACAGGTCGTAGGGATCCTGCTCCGACGGCGGAACCCCCGGCCGCAGGCCCCCGTGCACCACCAGGGTGTCGTGCTCCGGAAGCTCCACGAAAGGGCGCGCCGACTCCATGGTGACCCAGTCTTCGGGGCGCAGCGCCTCCACGGTCAACTTGTGATGCGGCGCCAGCCGGACGGTGGTCCCGTGCTCCCCCGGCCGGCCGTCCCGCCAGCGCAGCAGCTTGTCCTCGTGATTGCCCAGTACCAACTCACCCCGGACCGAGCGCACCAGCTCGAAAGCCCGCCGGATGTCGGGACCGCGGTCCACCAGGTCACCCACGAAGATCACCCGGTCGCCGTCCCCGGGGGCCAGAACCTCCAGCAGGCGCTCCAATTCCGACGCGCAGGCGTGCACGTCCCCGATCACGAGCACTCGTCCCGGCCTGGTTTCGGCTTCCATGGCCCGGAGCGTACCCGAATTCGGCGGACCGGCGAACCCCCGCCGGAGCCCCCCGCGCACACCCCCGGGGGGCCCGGCCTCCGGAACCGCCCGCGGCGCGGCCCCGCAAGTGCTTGGCGGCCCCTCCCCCATCTGCAATGATTGAGCCTATGAGCAAGCTCCGGGTTCTCTTCATCTGCGTCGGGAACGCCGCCCGCAGCCAGATGGCCGAGTCCTGGCTGCGCCTGTGGGCGGACGACCGGTTCGAGGCGCTGAGCGCGGGCACGCATCCCACCCAGTTGCACCCGCTCACCGTCAAGGTGATGCGCGAGGTGGGTGCGGACATGTCGCGCGCGAAGACGAAGTCGGTGCGCGAGGTCAGCGGCCCCTTCGACTTCGTCATCACCACCTGCGCGGAGGCCGAGGCGGACTGCCCCACCATCAAGGGCACGCGACACACCTACCACTGGAACATACCGGACCCGGTGGGGCGCGCGAGCATCCTGCCGTCGCAACCGGAGAAGCTCGAGGTGTTCCGCCGCGCCCGCGACCTGATCGGCGGACGCGTGGACGAGTTCCTGACGCGGGTGCCGGACGACGACCCCAGCCGGGAGAGGGAGATCCTGTGAGCACGAGTGGAAGGGGCGGCGGTATGGGAGGCGGCGGGAGTGCGGGGGACAGCGGAAGCGCGGCGGCGGGCAGCGGAAACGCTGGGGCGGGCGGCGGAAGCGCGGGTGCGGGCAGCGGTGGCGGAGGCGGAGGCGGTTTTGCGTGGAACGATTTGTGGCGCGGTCGACACTACGTGGTGTGCGGCGCGGGACACGGCATGGGCTTCGCCACCGCCCGCTCGCTGGTGGAGGCGGGCGCGCACGTCCTGGTGCACGCGCGGCGCGCTGAGTCCGTGGAGGCCGCCGTGGACCGTCTGCGCGGCTGGGCCGCCCCGGAGCAGCGTATCGCCGGCGTGGCCACCGATCTCTCCACACCGCAGGGCGCCGACCTGGTGGGCGCGGCGGCGCGCGAGGCATTCGGCGCACTTCACGGCTGGGTGGCCAACACCGGTGGTCCGCCCCCGGGGCGCGCCATGGAGATCACCGACCCGCAGTGGCAGCAGGCCTTCGACGGCACGTTCCTCTCCGTGGTGCGCATGCTGCGCGCCGCCGCGCCGCTGCTGCAGCCGGGCTCGGCGTTCGTGTCCATCCAGAGCCGCAGCGTGCGCGAGCCCATCGAGTCGCTCAGCACCTCCAACGCGCTGCGCGCCGCCGCCACCGCGTTTCTGCGCGATGCCGCGCGCGAGATGGGCGGCCGCGGCGTGCGCGTGCTCACGGTGCTGCCCGGGATCGTGAGGACCGAGCGGCTCACCGAGCTCTCCGACCACCGCGCGAAGGAGATGGGCGTGGACCCGGAGGAGATCTTCCGGGCCTGGGCCGAGGAATCCCCGCTCAAGCGCATCGGTGCGCCCGAGGAGCTGGCGCGGGTGATCCTGGTCGCGCTCTCCGACGTGGCGGGATACATGACCGGCACCACCATCCTGGCGGATGGCGGTGCGGTCAGGGTGGGGTAGGCCAGTCTAGTCCTGGATCACTGTCATCGACGGCGTCGCGCCGGTATCCACCTGCACCGTGTACCTGTTGCCCTTCACAAAGGTGTGGTTCACGTCGTCCGGGTTGGTGCCGCTGGTGGATGCGTGAATCCGCAGCATCCCTTCGGGCACGTCGATGTAGCCGGAGACCGTGCCCGGAGCGACGTCATTGATGTTGAGCGTGTTCCCCGAAGTCGGCTGGAACGAGACATTGACCTTGCCGGGGAGCCGGTTGCGCACCCGCGCGCTCGGGACGTCGTTGCACCCCGCCACGAACAGCGCAAGGGTGAGAATCAGCAACAGCCGTTTCATTCCTTCTCCTTTCGTTTCGGCCGGCGCGATCCGAGGATCGCGCCGGCCGCGGTTGATCACCTGTGCCACCGGCATTGCCGGTGTTCCCTACGTATCGGTCTTCGGCGCCTTCCGCACCTCCACCCGGACCGGCTGTTGGAGCTTCATGCGCAGGACCGTGCCCTGGCCCAGCACCACGGCGTCGCCCCGCGTGTGCAGCGCCGCCCCCGTGCCGGCCGCAGCTCCCACCGCCGCGCCCACCAGGGTGTTGCCCGCGAGATTGCCGACCACACCACCCAGCACCGTGCCCCCGCCGATCAGAGCGATGTCACGGGTCGTCTCCCCGCCGGCTTCCAGGAAGAAGGGGCGAGCCGCGATTTCGATGCGCTGACCGTCGGCCAGCTCCATGCGCTGGAATCGCAGGCCCACCGAGGCCTTGTGCGTGCCGCGCCCGGTGGCCGAGACGGAAGTCACTTCGCCGGTGACGCGGGTCCCTTCGGGCAGGGCCAGGGTGTCGCTCACCGAGAGTGCCGTGGTGAGCGTCCCGCTGACCGCGTCGCCCACGCGGCCGGTTTCGCTGGAAACCGGCGCATCGAGCCGTACGTGCCCCAGCGTGCCCGCCGGCAACATGACGTAGTGGTGCATCGGGCCCAGGGTCCCGCCACGCATGACGTAGGCGGCGGCCAGGCCGGCGACTACAGCCACCAGGCCCAGGGCGATGAATAGCGATCTGGTCTTCATGGGTTCCTGCCTCTCATATGAGTCACGGCCGGGTCGAGCGGCCCGCGGAGATCCGCCTGCATGCCGAACGTACTGTGGATCGTGCTCGCGGCGAGGCCCACGGTGGACCGGGACCCGGAATTGCCTCGCAACTCGGCGCTGAATTCCATGTCACCGGATCCGCCGGTCATGTAGGCGCCCAGGAGTCTGCGCCCCTGGCCCATGCCGCCCGGCGGCCCCATCTGTCCGAACAACTGGGCGTCTGCGGATCCCGCGAGAAGCAGCACCGAGCAGCACGCCAGCAGCAATGACTTCAATTGGATCATGAGATCTCCCTTGGAAGCTCTTGCCGGGACGGCGCACCGGGACGGAATCCCCGCCCGGCCGCATTCCCGTCTTCGCACCGGCCCCGTGACGTCCCATTCGGACGCCGCGCGCCGGCATCACTCCGCGGAGGTGGATCCGACTTCCGCGAAGTCCCTCCGGAATACCCGGTCCATCTTCGACTGAAACTCGGCCAGGTTCCGGCACTGGCTCATCGTCTCCGCGACCTTCCGGAGGTGGCGGTTCAGATGCTCCTTGCTGAATTCCTCGAGCCAGCGGAGGTGATCGGCGCGCACGTGCAGGTCGGGCCTGCTGACCTTGAGCCGGCTCTGCACGTCCTGATCGATGGCGTCGTACACGAACAGCATCACGTAGCTTCCCCAGCGAAGCGGGCGGGAGCGGGGCGCGTAGCGAATCCCCTCGAGGCGCGCCAACTCCGACCAGAACTCCTCGGGGAACGTGAGCGCCCACTCCTGGAGGTCGCGGGCGATGAAGGCCTGGAGTTCGAGCTGCAGCATGCGCTTCAGGCGCACCTGCTCGAACCCCGTGGCGGCATCGATCTGCGCCACGATGCCCAGCCTGGCCAGGGAGCGCGTGATGGCATCCGCATGCTTCGCCAGGCTCTCCTGGTCCGCCTTGAGCCGCCCCTCGTCCCTGGCATCCACGTAGGCCGCGGCAACCTCGACCAGGTAGGACGCTTCGTAACCGCGGCTGGGAGACTGGCCTCCCGGGACCATGAAGGTGACCTCGGGGACGGCCCCGGGCCTCTCCGGCGAGGGGGGCACCCGGGCCAGCAAGGTCCTCAAGTTGACCAGCCCGGGGACGCCGTGCACCGGCGCCGAGGCCTCGGCCGGTGCGAAGATGCGGGTTCCGTCACTGAGCACGTGACACTCGATCTGGAGGTGACCGACCAGCAGCTTGCCCTGAAACAGGGAGCGTGGGATCCCGCCGACGCGCGACGAGGGATGGCCGTCGTCGCTCGCGGGCGCCCTCGCAGGCCCGGGGTCCTGCGGTGGCTGGTAGGACTCGCCCTTCTGCTTCCTCCACCGCACCAGGACTGCTTTCCTCGCGATCTCCCGACGCTCCGGCGCGGTCAGGACCGCGGCGCGGGCATGGCCCCCCTTCCGGGCGCCGAGTTTCGCCAGTTCCCTGGCATGTTCGCGAACATCGGTCTTCTTCGTGGCCACGGAATCCTCCTCCCTATGCCCCCACAATACATGGACGAGTAAGAAATGTCAATACATACTCGTGCAAGTAATTGGCGATACATCATCGGCAGTCGCAACCAGCCTAGGGGGACTGGCCGCAACACGTTCTTGTTGTGTAATGTGTTGTGGTTATTTGCTTTACTTGTGTCAAACCCGGGCGCGCACACCCCGGATCGATCACGGGCCCGAGTTCGGCTCCCGCTCAGCCCCGACCTTCTCCAGGTAGTCCTCCAGCGCCCGCTCCAGCCCCACGT
Protein-coding sequences here:
- a CDS encoding metallophosphoesterase, with protein sequence MIGDVHACASELERLLEVLAPGDGDRVIFVGDLVDRGPDIRRAFELVRSVRGELVLGNHEDKLLRWRDGRPGEHGTTVRLAPHHKLTVEALRPEDWVTMESARPFVELPEHDTLVVHGGLRPGVPPSEQDPYDLCRLQCVGPTGRRRKMGTEGAWFWAERCDYPGRVVYGHTVFREPHRVGRTLGIDTGCCFGGCLTAVELPGERLHQVKAERNYAWEMLQEFYPMRAEAVRRRFGLDQAGERREPAESRSGGAGGEETTHHDEGDRE
- a CDS encoding SDR family oxidoreductase; its protein translation is MWRGRHYVVCGAGHGMGFATARSLVEAGAHVLVHARRAESVEAAVDRLRGWAAPEQRIAGVATDLSTPQGADLVGAAAREAFGALHGWVANTGGPPPGRAMEITDPQWQQAFDGTFLSVVRMLRAAAPLLQPGSAFVSIQSRSVREPIESLSTSNALRAAATAFLRDAAREMGGRGVRVLTVLPGIVRTERLTELSDHRAKEMGVDPEEIFRAWAEESPLKRIGAPEELARVILVALSDVAGYMTGTTILADGGAVRVG
- a CDS encoding DUF4397 domain-containing protein; the protein is MKRLLLILTLALFVAGCNDVPSARVRNRLPGKVNVSFQPTSGNTLNINDVAPGTVSGYIDVPEGMLRIHASTSGTNPDDVNHTFVKGNRYTVQVDTGATPSMTVIQD
- the ftsH gene encoding ATP-dependent zinc metalloprotease FtsH, coding for MRQMQGGGKGGAFSFGKSRARMMDENNNTVTFADVAGCDEAKEEVSELVDFLRDPSKFQKLGGRIPRGVLMVGSPGTGKTLLARAIAGEAKVPFFSISGSDFVEMFVGVGAARVRDMFENAKKSAPCIIFIDEIDAVGRQRGAGLGGGNDEREQTLNALLVEMDGFEGSVGVIVIAATNRPDVLDPALLRPGRFDRQIVVDWPDVRGREGILKVHARNIPLENDVKLEVVAKGTPGMSGADLANLVNEAALLAARRNKKKVSMRDFEDAKDKVMLGTERKSLVMTEKEKLATAYHEAGHALVTWLLPGSTPVHKVTVIPRGRALGVTSYLPNEERHNESREQLITYITSAMGGRAAEKIVYDQLNTGAAQDIERATSLARKMVCEWGMSEKLGSLTFGKKDEMVFLGREIATHKDYSDRTAELIDEEVRGIVDGCYQRALELLKANQDKLHLLAKSLVEREILDGEEMDRLLKGETLGPPKGDGDKPGVTEAGAPEGAEADAEKPGANPLTGKGPKQLDAFA
- a CDS encoding arsenate reductase ArsC; the encoded protein is MSKLRVLFICVGNAARSQMAESWLRLWADDRFEALSAGTHPTQLHPLTVKVMREVGADMSRAKTKSVREVSGPFDFVITTCAEAEADCPTIKGTRHTYHWNIPDPVGRASILPSQPEKLEVFRRARDLIGGRVDEFLTRVPDDDPSREREIL